One Bacillus sp. 1780r2a1 DNA segment encodes these proteins:
- the alaS gene encoding alanine--tRNA ligase: MKKLTSAQVRQMYLDFFKEKGHDVEPSASLVPHEDPSLLWINSGVATLKKYFDGRVIPQNPRICNAQKSIRTNDIENVGKTARHHTFFEMLGNFSIGEYFKEEAIDWAWEFLTSDKWIGFDSEKLSVTIHPEDEEAFKLWNEKIGVPKERIIRLEGNFWDIGEGPSGPNTEIFYDRGEAYGNDLTDPELYPGGENERYLEIWNLVFSQFNHNPDHTYTPLPKKNIDTGMGLERMVSVIQDVPTNFDTDLFMPIIEATESISGAKYRTEDEKDVAFKVIADHIRTVTFAVGDGALPSNEGRGYVLRRLLRRAVRYAKKLGINRPFMYELVPVVGEIMVDFYPEVKDKTDFIQRVVKNEEERFHETLNEGLAILATMIKKAKDQSSNIISGEDVFRLYDTYGFPVELTEEYAEDEKMKIDHAGFEKEMAGQRERARAARQDSNSMQVQGGVLGELTVESEFVGYDKDEVETFIEAIIVNGELVDRVTEGQEAQVILKQTPFYAESGGQIADQGEISNATAVAAVKDVQKAPNGQNVHTVEVRNGELVKGETYTATISGKKRDAIVKNHTATHLLHQALKDTLGTHVNQAGSLVTPGRLRFDFSHFGQVTAEEIEKIETIVNEKIWENIAVNIENKAIDEAKAMGAMALFGEKYGDIVRVVQVGNYSLELCGGCHVANTSEIGLFKIVSESGIGAGTRRIEAVTGKAAYQLMNDQVTLLKEAAAKAKANPRDLVGRVEGLLEEIRQLQRENESLATKLGNIEAGNLIDRVKDVNGVSVLAEKVNATDMNNLRSMVDDLKQKLDSAVIVLAAPQGEKVNIVAGVTKDLISKGHHAGKIVKEVATICGGGGGGRPDMAQAGGKDPNQIENALKIVEEWVKSV, from the coding sequence ATGAAAAAGTTAACATCTGCACAAGTGCGCCAAATGTACTTGGATTTCTTTAAAGAAAAAGGTCATGATGTAGAGCCAAGTGCTTCTCTTGTACCTCATGAAGACCCATCCCTTTTATGGATTAACAGTGGTGTTGCCACGCTAAAGAAATACTTTGACGGACGTGTCATTCCACAAAACCCACGTATTTGTAATGCTCAAAAATCAATTCGTACAAATGATATTGAAAATGTCGGTAAAACAGCGCGTCACCATACGTTCTTTGAAATGTTAGGTAACTTTTCAATCGGTGAATATTTTAAGGAAGAAGCAATCGACTGGGCTTGGGAATTCTTAACAAGTGATAAATGGATTGGCTTTGATTCTGAAAAACTATCGGTTACTATTCATCCAGAAGACGAAGAAGCATTTAAGCTTTGGAATGAAAAAATCGGTGTTCCAAAAGAGCGTATTATTCGTTTAGAGGGTAACTTCTGGGATATCGGTGAAGGACCAAGTGGACCAAATACAGAGATTTTCTATGACCGTGGTGAAGCTTATGGAAACGACTTAACAGATCCTGAGCTGTACCCTGGTGGAGAAAACGAACGCTATTTAGAAATCTGGAACTTAGTATTTTCTCAATTTAACCACAATCCAGACCATACCTACACACCGCTACCAAAGAAAAACATTGATACAGGAATGGGACTAGAGCGTATGGTATCTGTCATTCAAGATGTACCAACAAACTTTGATACAGATTTATTCATGCCAATTATTGAAGCAACTGAAAGTATCTCAGGTGCTAAGTACCGCACGGAAGATGAAAAGGACGTGGCATTTAAAGTAATTGCTGACCATATTCGTACGGTAACATTTGCCGTTGGAGACGGAGCTCTTCCATCAAATGAAGGCCGTGGATATGTACTGCGTCGTTTATTGCGTCGCGCTGTGCGCTATGCGAAGAAATTAGGCATCAATCGTCCGTTTATGTATGAGCTAGTACCCGTTGTAGGCGAGATTATGGTTGATTTCTATCCAGAAGTTAAAGATAAAACAGACTTTATTCAGCGTGTTGTGAAAAACGAGGAAGAGCGTTTCCATGAAACGTTAAATGAAGGTCTTGCTATCTTAGCAACGATGATTAAAAAAGCAAAAGACCAAAGCAGTAATATAATTTCTGGTGAAGATGTATTCCGCTTATATGATACGTATGGCTTCCCTGTAGAGTTAACGGAAGAATATGCAGAAGATGAAAAAATGAAAATAGACCATGCTGGTTTTGAAAAAGAAATGGCAGGTCAACGTGAACGCGCAAGAGCGGCTCGACAAGATTCTAACTCTATGCAAGTTCAAGGTGGCGTACTAGGCGAATTAACAGTTGAAAGTGAATTTGTCGGCTACGATAAAGATGAAGTGGAAACGTTCATCGAAGCCATTATTGTAAATGGCGAGCTTGTTGATAGAGTAACAGAAGGTCAAGAAGCACAGGTTATTTTAAAGCAAACTCCATTCTACGCTGAGAGCGGTGGACAGATTGCTGACCAAGGAGAAATTTCAAATGCGACAGCTGTGGCGGCTGTTAAAGATGTACAAAAGGCACCAAATGGCCAAAACGTACACACGGTAGAAGTAAGAAATGGTGAGCTTGTAAAGGGTGAAACATACACAGCAACAATTAGTGGGAAAAAGCGCGACGCAATTGTGAAAAACCATACGGCAACTCACCTCCTTCATCAAGCGTTAAAAGATACGTTAGGAACGCATGTTAACCAAGCTGGTTCATTAGTAACTCCAGGTCGCTTACGTTTTGACTTCTCTCATTTTGGCCAAGTAACAGCGGAAGAAATTGAAAAAATTGAGACGATTGTTAACGAAAAAATTTGGGAAAACATTGCGGTAAATATTGAAAATAAAGCTATTGACGAAGCAAAAGCAATGGGAGCAATGGCGCTGTTTGGTGAAAAATATGGTGATATCGTTCGAGTTGTTCAAGTTGGAAACTATAGCTTAGAACTTTGTGGTGGTTGCCACGTTGCGAACACGTCTGAAATTGGTCTATTTAAGATTGTGTCAGAATCAGGAATTGGAGCTGGAACACGTCGTATTGAAGCAGTAACTGGAAAAGCAGCTTACCAGTTGATGAATGACCAAGTAACATTGTTAAAAGAAGCAGCAGCAAAAGCGAAAGCAAATCCTCGCGATCTTGTTGGACGTGTAGAAGGTTTACTAGAAGAGATTCGCCAGCTTCAACGTGAAAATGAGTCATTAGCAACAAAATTAGGAAATATTGAAGCAGGAAACTTAATTGACCGTGTAAAAGACGTAAACGGTGTGAGTGTCCTAGCAGAAAAAGTAAACGCAACGGATATGAACAATCTTCGTTCAATGGTAGATGACTTAAAGCAAAAACTTGACTCAGCAGTTATTGTACTAGCAGCACCTCAAGGTGAAAAAGTAAACATCGTTGCGGGAGTGACAAAAGATTTAATTTCAAAAGGTCATCATGCAGGTAAGATTGTAAAAGAAGTGGCAACAATTTGTGGCGGCGGCGGCGGCGGGCGTCCAGATATGGCTCAAGCAGGCGGAAAAGACCCGAACCAAATTGAAAATGCATTGAAGATTGTAGAAGAATGGGTTAAATCCGTTTAA
- a CDS encoding AI-2E family transporter, with protein MKEVPIKWFYRLGIFLLALLCILLLFKIKFVWLPFLEMFFKAMLPFFVAAFITYLLHPIIEKTHERGVPRPLAILLIYLIFFGGIGYGIYKGFPLFVIQLKELNEQLPELTEMYKGWVHEIHDRTSTLPNGVHEKIEQSIVDLEQTVNAWLLRVMEGVKSIVNSFLILIIIPFIVFYLLKDFGLVRKAVAYIVPKRWHEEGKHFLHDVNLSLGSYLRGQFFVCLIIGAIATAAFWFFNVPYALLLGVIIGITNIIPYFGPIIGAVPAAILSMTVSVKLVLIVVVIIFVLQFLEGNVLSPLIVGKSLHIHPLFIILALLLGGEFGGVFGLIIAVPILAVVKISILHVRGHTLKH; from the coding sequence GTGAAAGAGGTACCGATTAAATGGTTTTATCGCTTGGGGATTTTTTTGCTGGCACTGCTTTGTATATTGCTTTTATTTAAAATAAAGTTTGTTTGGCTACCGTTTCTTGAGATGTTTTTTAAAGCAATGTTGCCTTTTTTTGTTGCTGCCTTTATTACATATTTACTTCATCCAATTATTGAGAAGACGCATGAAAGAGGTGTTCCGCGACCTCTTGCTATTTTACTCATTTACCTCATCTTTTTTGGTGGAATAGGTTATGGCATCTATAAAGGATTTCCTCTTTTCGTTATTCAGCTAAAAGAATTAAATGAACAGTTGCCCGAACTTACGGAGATGTATAAGGGGTGGGTGCATGAAATTCATGATCGTACTTCAACCCTGCCAAACGGAGTTCATGAGAAAATTGAACAAAGTATTGTCGATTTAGAGCAAACTGTTAACGCATGGTTATTACGAGTAATGGAGGGAGTTAAATCCATCGTTAATTCATTTTTAATTCTCATTATTATTCCATTTATTGTATTCTACCTGCTAAAAGACTTTGGGCTTGTTCGAAAAGCAGTCGCATATATTGTGCCAAAAAGATGGCATGAGGAAGGAAAGCATTTTCTACATGATGTAAATTTGTCATTAGGGAGCTATCTTAGAGGGCAGTTTTTTGTTTGTCTCATCATAGGTGCCATTGCCACGGCTGCATTTTGGTTTTTTAACGTACCGTACGCACTGTTGCTAGGAGTAATCATAGGCATTACGAATATCATTCCGTATTTTGGCCCAATTATTGGAGCAGTACCGGCCGCTATTCTCTCTATGACGGTCTCTGTTAAGCTTGTGCTAATTGTTGTCGTCATTATTTTTGTGCTTCAATTTTTAGAAGGCAATGTTTTATCTCCTCTAATTGTAGGGAAGAGCTTACATATTCATCCTCTTTTTATAATCTTAGCGCTTTTGCTTGGAGGAGAATTTGGAGGAGTATTTGGGTTAATTATTGCTGTTCCCATTTTAGCTGTTGTAAAAATTTCAATTCTACATGTGCGAGGGCATACTTTGAAACATTGA
- a CDS encoding YrzQ family protein, whose protein sequence is MNRIIPSVVAFGLGAYAFKMADDRDMFTKRNMKKMRKRVMKAMH, encoded by the coding sequence ATGAATCGAATTATTCCGTCAGTAGTTGCTTTTGGTCTAGGGGCTTATGCGTTTAAAATGGCAGATGACCGAGATATGTTTACAAAGCGCAATATGAAAAAAATGCGCAAGCGTGTAATGAAAGCAATGCACTAA
- a CDS encoding ATP-dependent RecD-like DNA helicase — protein sequence MSEEVLNPLQPEEEKTYIKGTAIVTVFHNEENLYNVTRIRIKETNVSMDDKEAIVTGYFPRLNEDELYTFIGNFKEHPKFGLQFQVEQFKKELPQSKQGVIQYLSSDLFNGIGKKTAENIVEALGERAIYRMLQDPAVLKKVPRLSADKAEKLIAQLREHQGLEEVMVKLTDLGFGPQLSMKIFQAYKQEALEVIQTNPYQLVEDVQGIGFNRADELGRKLGLATNHPNRLRAGILYVIEHECNQMGHVYVKAEQLYQKTGELLQKSRQEPLSEMDITREIDALKEEKKIIIDDDKMYFPPLFYAEKGVVKAISKLMAQTEYAEQFPESEFLLALGELEERLGVQYAPSQREGIQKALLSPMLLLTGGPGTGKTTVIKGIVELYAELHGCSLNPGDYKKDEGFPVLLVAPTGRAAKRMSEATGLPAVTIHRLLKWNGQEGFDHNEENPINGKLLIVDEVSMVDLWLAHQLFKSLPASIQVVLVGDEDQLPSVGPGQVLKDLLHSEAVPTVRLTDVYRQEEGSSIIDLAHEIKKGRLPSDLTNQQGDRSFIRCYGGQITDVVKQVCGNAVKKGYTAKDIQVLAPMYKGPAGIDKMNEVLQELFNPASHQRRELKHGDVTYRVGDKVLQLVNQPDSNVFNGDMGEIVSVFFAKENTEKQDMLVISFEGNEVTYTKQDFNQITHAYCCSIHKSQGSEFPIVVLPIVKSYYRMLRRNLLYTAVTRSKQFLILCGEEEAFQIGVNRNEDSVRQTNLQALLKEQLVDELEDPEVPFMKDANIGMENLTPYDFM from the coding sequence ATGAGTGAGGAAGTTCTAAACCCTTTACAACCCGAGGAAGAGAAAACGTACATAAAAGGCACGGCAATTGTCACGGTCTTTCATAACGAAGAAAACTTGTATAACGTAACAAGAATTAGAATAAAAGAAACAAATGTATCTATGGACGATAAAGAAGCGATTGTTACGGGTTATTTCCCTCGTTTAAATGAAGATGAGCTTTACACTTTTATTGGAAATTTTAAAGAACATCCGAAATTTGGCCTTCAGTTTCAAGTAGAGCAGTTTAAAAAAGAGCTTCCCCAGTCAAAGCAAGGGGTTATTCAGTACTTATCAAGTGATCTCTTTAATGGTATTGGTAAAAAAACGGCAGAAAATATTGTAGAAGCACTGGGTGAGCGTGCAATTTACCGAATGCTACAAGACCCTGCAGTATTAAAAAAGGTGCCTAGACTTTCTGCTGATAAAGCTGAAAAGCTAATTGCTCAGCTAAGAGAGCACCAGGGGTTAGAAGAAGTAATGGTTAAGCTGACAGATTTGGGTTTTGGTCCGCAGCTTTCTATGAAAATTTTCCAAGCTTATAAACAAGAAGCTCTAGAAGTGATTCAAACAAATCCTTATCAGCTTGTAGAAGATGTGCAAGGAATTGGCTTTAATCGAGCGGATGAATTAGGGAGAAAGCTCGGGTTAGCAACCAACCACCCTAATCGGCTTCGAGCTGGGATTTTATACGTTATTGAACATGAATGCAATCAAATGGGACACGTCTATGTGAAAGCAGAGCAGCTCTATCAGAAAACGGGAGAACTGTTACAAAAGAGTCGTCAAGAACCCCTCTCAGAAATGGATATTACACGCGAGATTGACGCATTAAAAGAAGAGAAAAAGATTATTATTGATGACGATAAAATGTACTTTCCACCGCTTTTTTATGCTGAAAAAGGAGTCGTTAAAGCAATTAGTAAGCTCATGGCCCAAACAGAGTACGCAGAGCAATTTCCCGAATCAGAGTTCCTTCTAGCTTTAGGGGAGTTAGAAGAACGTTTAGGCGTACAATATGCACCTTCGCAAAGGGAAGGGATTCAAAAAGCACTTTTATCCCCAATGCTTCTTCTTACAGGAGGCCCAGGGACGGGTAAAACAACAGTAATTAAAGGTATTGTAGAACTTTATGCAGAGCTTCATGGCTGTTCGTTAAATCCAGGCGATTATAAAAAAGACGAAGGGTTTCCCGTATTGCTTGTCGCTCCTACTGGACGAGCGGCTAAGCGTATGAGTGAGGCAACGGGCTTACCAGCGGTGACGATTCACAGGCTTCTAAAGTGGAATGGACAAGAAGGATTTGACCACAATGAAGAGAATCCAATCAATGGCAAGTTGTTGATTGTGGATGAGGTCTCCATGGTAGATCTATGGCTTGCTCACCAACTCTTTAAATCACTTCCAGCTAGCATCCAAGTAGTGCTTGTAGGAGATGAAGACCAATTGCCTTCAGTTGGTCCTGGCCAGGTACTGAAAGACTTATTACATTCTGAAGCCGTTCCTACCGTACGATTAACAGACGTGTATCGCCAAGAAGAAGGTTCATCTATCATTGATTTGGCCCATGAAATTAAAAAAGGACGTCTTCCATCCGATTTAACTAATCAACAAGGTGATCGTTCTTTTATTCGCTGTTACGGTGGGCAAATTACAGATGTCGTCAAACAAGTGTGTGGCAATGCTGTAAAAAAAGGCTATACGGCTAAAGATATTCAGGTGTTAGCTCCAATGTATAAAGGTCCAGCTGGTATTGATAAGATGAATGAAGTCCTTCAAGAGTTATTTAATCCGGCTTCTCATCAACGGAGAGAACTGAAGCATGGAGATGTAACCTATCGTGTAGGGGATAAGGTGCTTCAGCTTGTCAATCAACCGGATAGCAATGTTTTTAATGGGGATATGGGGGAGATTGTATCTGTTTTTTTTGCCAAAGAAAATACAGAGAAGCAGGATATGCTCGTTATTTCATTCGAAGGAAATGAAGTAACGTATACGAAACAAGACTTTAATCAGATTACGCATGCGTACTGCTGTTCTATTCATAAATCACAAGGAAGTGAGTTCCCCATTGTTGTGTTGCCTATTGTGAAAAGCTATTATCGAATGCTGAGACGAAACCTTCTCTATACAGCCGTCACCAGAAGCAAGCAGTTCTTAATCTTATGTGGCGAAGAAGAAGCGTTTCAAATTGGCGTAAATCGGAACGAAGATAGCGTTCGGCAAACCAATCTACAAGCTCTTCTCAAAGAGCAATTAGTTGATGAGTTAGAAGATCCTGAGGTTCCATTTATGAAAGATGCAAATATTGGTATGGAAAACCTTACGCCGTATGATTTTATGTAA
- a CDS encoding tetratricopeptide repeat protein, protein MTDKNQLGIQYMQDGKFEEAAKTFSEAIEENPKDPVVYVNFGNLLAAVSETDRALKFYERAIEIDEETATAYYGAGNVYFNLEQLEQAKHYFDLAIKKGLNSSDAHFMLGLTLFHLEQTTYALPYLKRAVELNEHDTEARFQLGLCLAQLEMVDEAVEELLRVVQEDEEHADAYYNLGVAYAMKDDKDKAISMFDQALEIQPDHHLAANGKNVLSMMEH, encoded by the coding sequence ATGACAGATAAAAATCAATTAGGTATTCAATATATGCAAGATGGAAAATTTGAAGAAGCAGCAAAAACATTTTCAGAAGCAATTGAAGAAAATCCAAAAGATCCAGTTGTATACGTAAACTTCGGCAACCTTTTAGCCGCAGTTAGCGAAACGGATCGAGCACTAAAATTTTATGAACGGGCAATTGAAATTGATGAGGAAACAGCAACTGCTTATTATGGTGCTGGTAACGTGTACTTTAACCTTGAGCAATTAGAACAAGCGAAGCATTATTTTGATTTAGCTATTAAAAAGGGCTTAAATTCTTCAGATGCGCATTTTATGCTTGGCTTAACACTATTTCATTTAGAACAAACAACGTATGCTCTGCCTTATTTAAAACGAGCAGTAGAGCTCAATGAACACGATACAGAAGCCAGATTTCAGCTTGGACTTTGTTTAGCTCAACTGGAAATGGTAGATGAAGCGGTAGAAGAGTTACTTCGCGTTGTCCAAGAAGATGAAGAACATGCTGATGCTTACTACAATCTAGGCGTAGCTTATGCGATGAAAGATGATAAAGATAAAGCTATCTCAATGTTTGATCAAGCATTAGAAATCCAACCAGATCATCATCTAGCAGCAAATGGTAAAAATGTTCTTTCAATGATGGAACACTAA
- the mnmA gene encoding tRNA 2-thiouridine(34) synthase MnmA, giving the protein MTKAPKDTRVVVGMSGGVDSSVAALLLKQQGYDVIGIFMKNWDDTDENGVCTATEDYNDVIRVCNQIGIPYYAVNFEKQYWDKVFTYFLDEYKAGRTPNPDVMCNKEIKFKAFLEHAMTLGADYLATGHYAQVAYRDGEYKMLRGVDNNKDQTYFLNQLGQEQLSKVMFPLGGIEKSKVREIAKEAGLATATKKDSTGICFIGERNFKEFLSQYLPAQPGLMQTLDGEVKGNHDGLMYYTIGQRHGLGIGGSGEPWFAVGKDLEKNVLYVDQGFHNELLYSTSITATNVGWVSDREWNEPLSCTAKFRYRQEDNEVTVEKLDENTVKVLFKKPVRAVTPGQAVVFYNGEECLGGATIDNVYKDEEQLWYV; this is encoded by the coding sequence TTGACGAAAGCACCAAAAGATACGCGTGTTGTTGTTGGAATGAGTGGAGGAGTAGACTCTTCAGTTGCTGCTCTTTTATTAAAACAACAAGGTTATGATGTAATTGGAATCTTTATGAAAAACTGGGATGATACGGATGAAAATGGCGTATGTACAGCAACAGAAGATTACAATGATGTCATTCGCGTATGTAATCAAATCGGTATACCATACTATGCAGTCAACTTTGAGAAACAATATTGGGATAAAGTATTTACGTATTTCCTTGATGAGTACAAAGCAGGTCGTACGCCAAATCCTGATGTTATGTGTAATAAAGAAATTAAATTTAAAGCATTTTTAGAACATGCGATGACGCTTGGAGCAGACTATTTAGCAACAGGTCACTATGCGCAAGTAGCGTATCGTGATGGTGAGTACAAAATGCTTCGCGGAGTAGACAATAACAAAGACCAAACGTATTTCTTAAACCAGCTTGGTCAAGAGCAGCTCTCAAAAGTGATGTTTCCACTTGGAGGAATCGAAAAATCCAAAGTGCGTGAGATTGCGAAAGAAGCGGGACTTGCGACAGCTACTAAGAAGGATAGCACGGGCATTTGTTTTATTGGAGAACGCAATTTCAAAGAGTTTTTAAGTCAGTACCTTCCAGCTCAGCCTGGTCTTATGCAAACGTTAGATGGTGAAGTAAAAGGAAATCATGATGGCCTGATGTATTATACAATCGGTCAACGTCACGGGCTTGGAATTGGTGGAAGCGGAGAGCCTTGGTTTGCTGTTGGTAAAGATTTAGAAAAGAATGTTCTTTATGTTGATCAAGGGTTTCATAATGAACTGTTATACTCAACGTCTATTACAGCAACTAATGTTGGCTGGGTAAGTGATCGTGAGTGGAACGAGCCGCTTTCTTGTACAGCTAAATTCCGTTATCGTCAAGAAGATAATGAAGTAACGGTTGAAAAGCTAGACGAAAATACGGTTAAAGTACTTTTTAAGAAACCAGTTCGTGCCGTAACGCCAGGACAAGCTGTTGTATTTTATAACGGTGAAGAGTGTCTAGGTGGAGCTACAATCGATAATGTGTATAAAGATGAAGAGCAGCTTTGGTACGTGTAA
- a CDS encoding cysteine desulfurase, producing the protein MERIYVDHAATSPVHPAVVERMTTFMHEHFGNPSSIHHYGRESRRYLDEARQTIASSIGARENDIIFTSGGTEADNMALIGVALANKHRGNHIITTSIEHHAVLHTCQFLEEQGFEVTYLPVDETGRVSIEDIKRSLTDKTILVSVMYGNNEVGTIQPILEIGALLKEHGAYFHTDAVQAYGLISLNVQQLGVDLLSVSSHKINGPKGIGFLYVAPHVVLSPLLFGGEQERKRRAGTENMASIVGFEQAVRIAQESLKERAVQYKQFKERMMQILEEEQVSFNVNGNVDYALPHVLNLSFERVNVESMLVNLDLAGIAASSGSACTAGTVDPSHVLVAMFGKESDRITSSIRFSFGLGNTMEQIEELARKTATIVKRLAK; encoded by the coding sequence TTGGAGCGTATTTATGTAGACCATGCAGCCACGTCTCCTGTACATCCAGCGGTTGTTGAAAGAATGACGACGTTTATGCATGAACATTTTGGGAATCCGTCAAGCATTCATCACTATGGACGAGAAAGCCGTAGATATCTAGATGAAGCGCGTCAAACAATTGCCAGCAGTATTGGAGCACGTGAAAATGACATTATCTTTACGAGCGGTGGAACAGAAGCAGATAACATGGCGTTGATTGGTGTTGCGCTTGCGAATAAACATCGTGGCAATCATATTATTACTACATCTATTGAGCATCATGCTGTCTTGCATACCTGTCAGTTTCTAGAAGAACAAGGTTTTGAAGTGACATATCTACCGGTTGATGAAACTGGGCGTGTATCCATTGAAGATATTAAACGCTCATTAACGGATAAAACAATTTTAGTTTCAGTTATGTATGGCAACAATGAGGTTGGTACAATCCAACCAATCTTAGAAATTGGTGCACTGCTAAAAGAACATGGTGCTTATTTCCATACGGATGCAGTGCAAGCTTATGGATTAATTTCTTTAAATGTGCAACAATTAGGTGTCGATCTTCTTTCCGTTTCTTCTCATAAAATCAACGGACCTAAAGGAATTGGCTTTTTATATGTTGCTCCACACGTTGTGCTTTCACCGCTTTTATTCGGAGGAGAGCAAGAGCGAAAGCGTAGAGCGGGTACAGAAAATATGGCAAGCATTGTTGGGTTTGAACAAGCTGTTCGCATTGCGCAAGAATCATTAAAAGAACGCGCAGTTCAGTATAAGCAGTTTAAAGAACGAATGATGCAGATACTAGAAGAGGAGCAGGTATCGTTTAACGTCAATGGTAATGTCGATTATGCTTTACCACACGTACTGAATCTTTCTTTTGAACGTGTAAACGTAGAATCCATGCTTGTGAATCTAGATTTAGCAGGAATTGCTGCATCAAGTGGATCAGCTTGTACAGCAGGAACTGTTGATCCGTCTCACGTACTTGTCGCAATGTTTGGCAAAGAATCTGATCGTATTACCTCTTCAATTCGCTTTAGCTTTGGCTTGGGTAATACGATGGAGCAAATAGAAGAATTAGCTCGTAAAACAGCAACAATCGTAAAGCGATTGGCAAAATAA
- a CDS encoding Rrf2 family transcriptional regulator, with the protein MKISTKGRYGLTIMIALAKRFGEGPISLKTIAQNHDLSEHYLEQLISPLRNAGLVKSVRGAYGGYILAHEPANITAGDIISVLEGPISPVEGLEDEEPAKRELWIRIRDAVKEVLDSTTLEDLANHSDGEQESYMFYI; encoded by the coding sequence ATGAAAATCTCGACAAAAGGACGCTATGGTTTGACAATTATGATTGCATTAGCAAAACGTTTTGGTGAAGGACCCATTTCATTGAAAACAATTGCTCAAAACCATGACTTATCAGAACATTACCTTGAGCAGTTAATTTCCCCTCTTCGTAATGCAGGCCTTGTGAAAAGTGTTAGAGGTGCATACGGTGGCTATATTTTAGCACATGAACCTGCAAATATTACAGCAGGAGACATTATTTCGGTACTAGAAGGACCAATCAGTCCAGTAGAAGGGTTGGAAGACGAAGAGCCAGCTAAAAGAGAGCTGTGGATTCGCATTCGTGACGCGGTTAAAGAAGTGTTGGATAGTACAACGCTTGAAGATTTAGCGAATCATTCAGATGGCGAACAAGAATCATACATGTTTTATATTTAA
- a CDS encoding replication-associated recombination protein A produces the protein MNNNPLAFRMRPKSINEIIGQQHLVGKDKMIYRMVKANHLSSMILYGPPGVGKTSIATAIAKTTKIAFRQLNAVVNNKKDMEIVAEEAKMSGKVILLLDEVHRLDKGKQDFLLPYLENGLITLIGATTSNPYHAINPAIRSRCQIFELKPLEPDDIEQALTRALHDKERGYGDQNVQVDHDAMLHFTTSCNGDVRSALNALELAILSTDENEEGFIHITLEIAEQCLQQKYFSHDKDGDAHYDVLSAFQKSIRGSDVNAALHYLGRLIEAGDLISINRRLLVIAYEDVGLASPQAGARTLSAIESAERLGLPEARIPLATAVIELCLSPKSNSAYKALDAAIADIKKGLSGEVPNHLKDGHYKGAAKLGRAQNYQYPHDFESGWVKQQYLPDKIKNKRYYEPKRTGKFEQALAQVYKNLST, from the coding sequence ATGAATAATAACCCACTTGCATTTCGCATGCGCCCTAAATCTATCAACGAAATTATCGGACAACAGCATCTTGTTGGAAAAGACAAAATGATTTATCGAATGGTCAAAGCCAACCACTTGAGTTCAATGATTTTGTACGGCCCGCCTGGCGTAGGAAAAACGTCTATTGCTACAGCTATTGCAAAAACAACCAAAATAGCTTTCCGGCAGCTAAATGCGGTTGTGAATAATAAGAAAGATATGGAAATTGTAGCTGAAGAAGCAAAAATGTCTGGCAAAGTAATCTTGTTATTGGATGAAGTTCATCGGTTAGATAAAGGGAAACAAGACTTTTTACTTCCTTATTTGGAAAATGGACTTATTACGTTGATTGGAGCTACTACCAGTAACCCTTATCATGCGATTAACCCAGCGATTCGAAGTAGGTGTCAAATCTTTGAACTAAAACCCTTAGAACCGGATGATATTGAACAAGCCTTAACCAGAGCACTACATGATAAAGAGCGCGGATATGGCGATCAAAATGTTCAGGTTGATCATGATGCAATGCTTCACTTCACAACGAGCTGTAACGGCGATGTTCGTTCCGCTCTAAATGCCCTTGAACTTGCTATTTTATCTACGGACGAAAATGAGGAAGGCTTTATTCATATCACGCTTGAGATTGCTGAGCAGTGCTTACAGCAAAAATATTTTTCCCATGATAAAGATGGAGATGCTCATTACGATGTACTTTCAGCATTTCAAAAATCCATTCGAGGAAGTGATGTGAATGCCGCTCTTCATTACTTAGGAAGACTGATTGAAGCTGGTGATTTAATAAGCATTAACAGACGACTTTTAGTCATTGCATACGAAGATGTTGGACTAGCAAGCCCTCAAGCCGGTGCAAGAACGCTATCCGCCATTGAATCAGCTGAGAGGCTAGGACTTCCAGAAGCACGTATACCGCTAGCTACTGCCGTCATTGAACTTTGTTTATCACCAAAGTCAAACTCAGCTTACAAAGCACTTGACGCTGCTATTGCTGATATAAAAAAAGGCTTGTCTGGTGAGGTTCCCAATCATTTAAAAGACGGCCATTATAAAGGAGCAGCTAAGCTTGGGAGAGCACAGAATTATCAATATCCTCACGACTTTGAAAGTGGATGGGTTAAACAGCAATACCTTCCTGATAAAATAAAGAATAAACGCTATTATGAACCAAAAAGAACAGGAAAATTTGAACAAGCATTAGCACAGGTTTATAAGAATTTATCCACATAA